A portion of the Thalassotalea sp. LPB0316 genome contains these proteins:
- a CDS encoding SAM-dependent methyltransferase, with the protein MESIANLQPAIKFNWLTKRCRNLVFSALENLQNDEVEIIEGNHSHKFGKKKAVHGQTPLSGKIYIKDATAYLDFVKGGSIGVAEAFIEQKWSSPNLTEIIRIFARAQQITDNIDNKKSWLNSLKDYFFHRLNRNSQSGSKKNIVAHYDLGNELYTRFLDKRMMYSSAIYPDEQSSLEQAQLYKLDTICQRLDLSPDDHVIEIGTGWGGLAIHMAKYYGATVTTTTISEEQYAYAKAQIAEHGLTDKITLLKEDYRNLNGQYDKLVSIEMIEAVGYEYLQSFFEQCQALVKPKGKMLIQAITIADQRLDYYLNNVDFIQRYIFPGGFLPSVSLLTSQVAKHTNMVVESLDDIGLDYAKTLNHWRENFLENWAEIQQHGYDDEFKRLWLYYFAYCEGAFLERSTSTVHLVARQA; encoded by the coding sequence ATGGAGTCAATTGCAAATTTACAGCCGGCTATCAAGTTTAATTGGTTAACCAAACGTTGTCGCAATTTAGTTTTTTCAGCGTTAGAAAACTTGCAAAACGATGAAGTAGAAATTATCGAGGGCAACCATAGTCACAAATTTGGCAAAAAAAAGGCGGTTCACGGTCAAACACCTCTTTCAGGAAAAATTTACATCAAAGATGCTACCGCCTACCTCGATTTCGTCAAAGGTGGCAGCATTGGCGTTGCGGAAGCGTTCATTGAGCAAAAATGGTCTAGCCCAAATCTGACCGAGATCATTCGTATTTTCGCCAGAGCTCAGCAAATCACCGATAACATCGACAATAAAAAATCGTGGCTTAACAGCCTCAAAGACTACTTTTTTCACCGATTAAACCGCAATTCACAATCGGGCTCTAAGAAAAATATTGTTGCCCATTATGATCTAGGTAACGAACTCTATACCCGCTTTTTAGATAAGCGCATGATGTATTCTTCGGCTATTTACCCTGACGAACAGTCTTCACTAGAGCAGGCACAGCTATACAAACTCGATACCATTTGTCAGCGCCTTGATTTATCACCTGACGACCACGTTATCGAAATTGGCACGGGCTGGGGCGGCCTTGCCATACATATGGCAAAATATTATGGTGCAACCGTCACTACAACCACGATTTCTGAAGAGCAATATGCCTATGCCAAAGCGCAAATTGCCGAGCACGGTTTAACCGATAAAATCACCTTACTCAAAGAAGATTATCGCAATCTCAACGGGCAATACGACAAACTCGTGTCAATTGAGATGATAGAAGCCGTTGGTTACGAATACCTACAAAGCTTTTTTGAACAATGTCAGGCCTTAGTTAAGCCAAAAGGTAAAATGTTGATCCAAGCCATTACCATCGCCGATCAACGCTTAGATTATTACCTCAACAATGTTGATTTTATTCAGCGATACATCTTCCCAGGCGGCTTTTTACCTTCGGTTTCACTACTCACCTCACAAGTGGCCAAACACACGAATATGGTGGTTGAGTCGCTAGACGATATTGGCTTGGATTACGCAAAAACACTCAACCATTGGCGTGAAAACTTCCTTGAAAACTGGGCTGAAATACAACAACACGGCTACGATGATGAGTTTAAGCGCTTGTGGTTATACTATTTTGCCTACTGTGAAGGGGCGTTTTTAGAGCGTTCAACTTCAACAGTGCATTTAGTCGCACGCCAAGCTTAA
- a CDS encoding DUF1365 domain-containing protein, whose product MELLGDSAIYHGQIRHRRFTPAKHGFTYHLYMLALDLADVESGGINQGLLGQYWYKPIRFVEKDYLKSEPGDLRARITNKVNSLGGIWQGGKVVMLVQARCFGLYFSPANFFFCYDEHDNCRYMLVEVSNTPWNKRHYYLVDLTKVEATEKVFHVSPFFDLAMQYHWRVNPPTKKDKNLLVHIENIKEQEKLFDATLALKRVPMTSKHLSRVWLTLPHMTLKIVAGIYYQALKLFIKKVPFVPYQTKNSGH is encoded by the coding sequence ATGGAACTTCTAGGTGATAGCGCAATTTACCACGGCCAAATCAGGCACCGCCGCTTTACGCCGGCTAAGCACGGGTTTACCTATCACTTATATATGTTGGCGCTAGATTTAGCTGATGTTGAATCTGGTGGCATCAATCAAGGCCTGTTAGGTCAATATTGGTACAAACCGATTCGCTTTGTCGAAAAAGATTACCTAAAAAGTGAACCGGGTGATTTAAGAGCGCGTATTACCAACAAAGTAAACTCCTTAGGTGGTATTTGGCAGGGCGGCAAGGTTGTTATGCTTGTTCAGGCACGCTGCTTTGGCCTGTATTTTAGCCCTGCAAATTTTTTCTTTTGCTACGATGAACACGACAATTGTCGCTACATGTTAGTGGAAGTTAGCAACACCCCATGGAATAAACGTCATTATTACCTGGTTGATTTAACGAAGGTTGAGGCAACCGAAAAAGTGTTTCATGTTTCACCGTTTTTTGATTTAGCTATGCAGTATCACTGGCGTGTCAACCCGCCAACTAAAAAAGACAAAAACTTGCTAGTACATATTGAAAATATCAAGGAGCAAGAAAAACTGTTCGATGCAACCTTGGCGTTAAAGCGAGTACCAATGACAAGTAAACACTTATCACGCGTTTGGTTAACGTTGCCACACATGACGCTGAAAATCGTCGCAGGCATTTATTATCAAGCGTTAAAACTATTTATCAAGAAAGTACCCTTTGTTCCTTATCAAACGAAAAACAGTGGGCATTAA
- a CDS encoding NAD(P)/FAD-dependent oxidoreductase yields MKNIAIIGSGISGLTSAYLLSQKHKVTVFEQNDYIGGHTATVDINYQGQDYAIDTGFIVFNDKTYPNFLKLLAKLGMDKQATEMSFSVHNTQTGLEYNGHNLNTLFAQRRNIFRPKFWHLIKQIIRFNKACKAAFEHGQYDENLTLGEFLNQHQFSDFFAQHYILPMGAAIWSSSIDQMSQFQFKFFVQFFHNHGLLNITDRPQWYVIPRGSRSYIKPLIEPFKDSIKLNTNIVNIERQQGKVQIHLQQGDEIQVEEFDEVVLACHSDQALALLSDKSEQEQAILSAMPYSANEVVLHTDTQLLPKRRSAWASWNYQLVNDRTKPASVTYNMNILQGLESDTTFCVTLNQSEAIAPEKILRSFVYHHPIFSLESMQAQQQRSTICGQNNTHFAGAYWYNGFHEDGVRSAVDVAKRFDCQL; encoded by the coding sequence ATGAAAAATATCGCCATCATTGGCTCGGGTATTTCCGGTTTAACCAGTGCATACCTACTTTCGCAAAAGCACAAAGTTACTGTGTTTGAGCAGAACGATTACATCGGCGGACACACAGCGACAGTCGATATCAATTACCAAGGTCAAGATTACGCCATAGATACCGGTTTTATCGTTTTCAATGACAAAACCTATCCGAACTTTTTGAAGCTACTTGCCAAACTCGGCATGGACAAACAAGCCACTGAAATGAGCTTCTCGGTGCACAACACCCAAACAGGGTTAGAATATAACGGCCATAACCTCAACACGCTATTTGCCCAACGCAGAAATATTTTTCGCCCGAAATTTTGGCATTTGATCAAACAAATCATCCGTTTTAACAAAGCCTGTAAAGCGGCCTTCGAGCACGGGCAATACGATGAAAACCTAACATTAGGTGAGTTTTTAAACCAACATCAGTTTAGCGACTTTTTTGCCCAACACTATATTTTACCGATGGGCGCAGCAATTTGGTCGAGCTCAATTGATCAAATGAGTCAGTTCCAATTTAAGTTTTTCGTTCAGTTTTTTCACAACCACGGTCTGCTTAACATTACTGATCGTCCGCAATGGTATGTTATTCCCAGAGGATCACGTAGTTATATCAAGCCGTTAATCGAGCCGTTTAAAGATAGCATTAAACTCAACACTAATATTGTCAACATTGAGCGACAACAAGGCAAAGTTCAGATCCACTTGCAACAAGGCGATGAAATACAAGTTGAAGAATTTGATGAAGTGGTGCTGGCTTGTCATTCAGATCAAGCACTGGCATTACTGAGCGATAAAAGCGAACAAGAGCAAGCGATACTGTCAGCGATGCCGTATAGCGCTAATGAAGTGGTTCTGCATACTGATACACAGTTGCTGCCCAAGCGCCGTAGTGCCTGGGCAAGTTGGAACTATCAATTAGTCAACGATCGCACAAAGCCGGCAAGTGTTACCTATAATATGAATATATTACAAGGACTTGAAAGTGATACCACGTTTTGTGTTACGCTAAATCAAAGTGAAGCGATTGCACCAGAGAAAATCTTGCGCAGTTTTGTTTACCATCATCCGATATTTAGTCTTGAATCAATGCAAGCTCAACAGCAGCGCTCAACAATTTGTGGTCAAAACAACACCCATTTTGCTGGTGCATACTGGTACAACGGCTTTCATGAAGATGGTGTACGTAGTGCGGTTGATGTTGCCAAACGCTTTGACTGCCAACTTTAA
- a CDS encoding SDR family NAD(P)-dependent oxidoreductase, which produces MKRVLITGATSGIGLSLAKHYAANGHLVYACGRNEQALNQLVIEHHNITPLVFDITDKAQVTAAAKQVEDLDILILNAGDCRYIDDPVHFDDQLFDHIIDVNLKSMATMLSRFLPILTTAKTNASINNKENRQVVFVSSSASLVPFPKAQAYGASKAGVDYLARSLAVDLAKHHIDVTLVHPGFIKTPLTDKNDFDMPFLISSEQAAHRIYQGVAKHKSYLHFPKRLTCFLHLFSLLPTAWWQAIAASRLSK; this is translated from the coding sequence ATGAAACGGGTTTTGATCACGGGTGCAACTTCAGGTATTGGTTTATCACTAGCTAAGCATTATGCCGCTAATGGCCACCTTGTTTATGCGTGCGGTAGAAATGAACAAGCGTTGAACCAGCTCGTTATTGAGCACCACAATATAACACCACTAGTTTTTGACATTACCGACAAAGCGCAAGTCACTGCGGCCGCCAAACAAGTAGAAGACCTTGATATTCTAATTTTAAATGCTGGGGATTGTCGTTACATAGACGATCCTGTCCACTTTGATGACCAACTCTTTGACCATATTATCGATGTTAATCTCAAGAGTATGGCGACTATGCTTTCGAGGTTTCTACCGATACTCACTACAGCTAAAACTAACGCTTCAATAAACAACAAAGAGAATCGACAAGTTGTGTTCGTCAGCTCAAGTGCGAGCTTAGTGCCATTTCCCAAGGCACAAGCTTACGGCGCATCAAAAGCGGGCGTTGACTATTTGGCCCGTTCATTAGCGGTAGATTTGGCAAAACATCACATTGATGTAACGCTTGTACACCCCGGCTTTATCAAAACACCACTGACTGATAAAAACGATTTTGATATGCCGTTTTTGATCAGTAGCGAACAAGCCGCGCACAGAATTTATCAAGGCGTTGCTAAGCACAAAAGCTACTTGCACTTTCCGAAGCGCTTAACCTGTTTTCTTCATCTTTTTTCGTTATTGCCAACCGCTTGGTGGCAGGCAATTGCAGCATCGAGGCTATCTAAATGA
- a CDS encoding nuclear transport factor 2 family protein translates to MANTNELTSIDTTPLQTSQGAVQPLWLSHFIEVYQQLGTDNLALLDSVYHDQVTFKDPMHLVVGLKDLRAYFDSLYTNLISCQFEITEVMHQDNKAALYWRMTYIHKQLNKAQPITVEGHTKLIAEGDKVIYHRDYVDMGAMVYEYIPLVGRMIKYIKNRAQS, encoded by the coding sequence ATGGCAAATACCAACGAGCTTACATCGATAGACACTACCCCATTGCAAACATCACAAGGTGCTGTACAACCGCTTTGGTTATCACACTTTATTGAAGTTTATCAGCAGCTAGGCACAGATAATTTAGCATTACTCGATTCTGTTTATCATGACCAAGTTACCTTCAAAGATCCAATGCACTTAGTTGTTGGGCTAAAGGACTTACGCGCTTATTTCGATAGTTTATATACCAATCTAATCAGTTGCCAATTTGAGATAACAGAAGTCATGCATCAAGACAACAAAGCGGCGCTCTATTGGCGTATGACATACATTCACAAGCAGCTCAATAAAGCTCAACCGATAACCGTAGAGGGGCATACTAAGCTCATTGCCGAGGGCGACAAAGTTATCTACCACCGAGACTATGTCGATATGGGCGCGATGGTTTATGAGTATATTCCACTCGTTGGCCGAATGATAAAGTACATTAAAAATCGAGCGCAATCATGA